Below is a genomic region from Brucella sp. BE17.
GATCAATGAAAACTATGTGCTTAATGTGAGTGAGCAGGGCGCGTATTTCGTGAAATGCACCCCCCACTACGCGATGGGTATGGTTGCACTGATCGTGGTTGGCGATAATCCGGCCAATCTCGACCAGATCGTTTCGGCTAAGAAGCCAAAGGCTGTTCAAACCCGGCTCGATAAGGCGCTCGCCAGCGCGAAATAACGGCACGATGGTGGGCGGTTTAAAATCAGGGTGGGTGCGAGGATATGATGACAATACAAAACGGTCTGCCGGCCTCCCCCGCAGCCGCCCCCGCTGAGCGTCGCGCGGCGATAGCGCGCGGCTTCAAGAAAACCGGGCCCGCACTTTTCACCTATGGGTTCCGCCCGTTTTTTCTGGGCGGAGCCGTGTGGGCTATCGTGGCTATGCTGTTGTGGATATTGTCGCTCACCTTCGGTCTTCCCGTCGGTGGGGCTTACGGTGCGCTAAACTGGCACGCACATGAAATGGTCTTTGGTTTTTCATCGGCTGTTCTGGCAGGCTTTCTTCTGACCGCGGTTCCGAACTGGACGGGTCGCCTGCCGGTTTCCGGTATGCCGCTTGCCCTGCTTTTTGGCGCATGGCTTGCCGGGCGTCTCATATTTCTTAACCCCGACCTGACACATCTCTATATAGCAGTGGCCGTTGAAAGCCTTTTCCTGCCCCTACTCTTGTTCATCGCCGCACGCGAAATTATCGTCGGACAACAGTGGAAAAACCTCAAGGTTCTGGCCGGAGTAGTCGCTGTAACGGTGGCAAATCTGGGCTTTCATTACATGGCGCTGTCAGGTGGTGATGTCGCAATGGCCAATCGTATCGGCGTAAGCGCCTATGTGCTGTTGATCATGCTGATCGGCGGTCGAATCGTGCCGAGCTTCACACGTAATTGGCTGAACCGTACCGGGTCGACGCGCTTTCCCATCCCCTTCAACCGCTATGATGCGTTATGTATTGTGGTCGCAGTCATCGCCTCTCTTGGCTGGATACTAATCCCGGAATCAACGCTGACCGCCATCGCAGCGATCATTACCGCTGTCCTGCACACAATACGTCTTTATCGCTGGCGCGGCTGGTCTGTCGCCCGCGAAAAGCTTCTTCTGGTGCTGCATGTCGCCTATGCCTTCGTGCCGGTCGGCTATATCGCCATTGCCTGTTCGGCACTGGGGCATCTTAATCCGTATTCCTCGCTGCATATCCTCACCGTCGGGGTGATCGGCTGCATGATGCTGGCTGTGATGACGCGAGCCACGCGCGGCCATACCGGACATGCGCTTACCGCATCGCCGACAACGCAGATCGCCTATCTCTGCCTTATTCTGGCAGCACTCATGAGGCCCTTTGCAGAAATAATGCCAAACTTCTTCCACACCTTCCTTGCAGGATCGGCGCTCCTGTGGATGATGGCCTTCGGACTTTATGTCCTCGAATATGGCCCGATGCTGCTCAAAAAACGCAAAACCGCAGATTAAGCGACTGTGAAAGGAAAGTATTTGGACGGCGATTTCCTGCTCGTTGTAAAGGCATTCTGGCTTTATCTGCCGTTGCCTTTTGTGACTGCCTTGGCAATCGGGCGTTACGCGACAGCAAGAACCGCCATCTTTTCTCTTTCCCTGCTGCTTTTCGTTCTGGTTGCGATGATCGGCTTTGCAATGCTGGAGTTCAAACGCACACCTGCAGCAATCTATGATTCGTCTGCCCTGCTCTCTGCCTTTACCGGTTATGTTGCCTTTCCCGTTTTTACTATTTTTGTCTATGGACTGCTGATTGGCCACGGGTTGCGGCGGCGAAACACCGAGTGATCAGAGAACATTCTGGTCAACCATAGGCGGAAATAACAATACAGTGACGCATTACCGATTGCATTCGGCTGGAGGGGATACTAGCCTGCGCCGCGTGTACCTATTATGGTCGCTCCAGTCGATGTCCGACTAAAATTCCTGGGGGAGCAGGAAGATCGGTGAGGAGTGATTTAATGGCACTATCCCCTATCGAAGCACCGCTGCGTTGGTACGTATTGCGGTGTAGCACACTTCCCCATTGTGAAGACGCAATACGATAAAATGCTGAAAGGTTTCAAGATGAGCTGGACACCCCATGGACGCCACCTGATTGCCGGTGACTGGGTTGCGGGAGACAAGACTTTCACGTCTGCGCCGGCAAGCGGCCCTGCACACGAATTCTCGGTCGGAACACCTGAACTGGTGGCACGCGCCTGCGAAGCAGCGGAAGGTGCATTCTGGACCTATGGCTATATATCGCGTGAAGAGCGTGCCGCCTTCCTCGATGCCATTGCTGATGAGATCGAGGCGCGAGGCGCCGCCATTACCGAAATCGGGACACAAGAAACCGGCCTGCCGGCAGCGCGTCTGGAAGGTGAACGTGGCCGCACTACGGGCCAGCTTCGTCTTTTCGCCAATCATATCCGCAACGGCGAATATCTCGACCGACGCATCGATGAAGCTCTGCCGGATCGCAAACCTGCACCGCGTCCTGAAATCCGACTGGTCCAGCGCCCGATTGGCCCGGTCGCCGTCTTTGGCGCATCCAATTTCCCGCTTGCCTTCTCCACCGCAGGCGGCGACACGGCGGCGGCCCTTGCAGCAGGCTGCCCGGTTGTTGTGAAAGGCCATTCAGCACATCCGGGAACCGGTGAAATCGTTGCCGACGCCATTGTGGCCGCTATTGAGAAGACCGGCATGCCGAAAGGCGTCTTCAGTCTCATTCAGGGCGGCGATCGCAAGGTCGGTGAAGCGCTCGTGACACATCCGCTCATCAAGGCCGTCGGCTTTACAGGCTCGCTTGGCGGCGGACGCGCTTTGTTCAATCTTTGCGCGCAGCGTGATGAGCCAATTCCGTTCTTCGGTGAACTGGGTTCGGTTAACCCGATGTTCCTGCTGCCTGAGGCACTGAAATCACGCGCGGCCTCGCTTGGTGAAGGTTGGGCGGGCTCGCTCACCATGGGTGCCGGCCAGTTCTGCACCAACCCCGGCATTGCCGTGGTCATTGATGGCGCCGACGCGGACACTTTCGTGCAAACTACCCGTGATGCGCTCGAGAAAGTCGCCCCGCAGGTCATGCTGACCGACGGCATCGCACAAGCCTATCAGGACGGCAAGGCGCGTTTTGACAGCCGCAACTCGGTAAAACCCGTGCTTTCCACCGAAAGCGAGGGGCGTGAAGCGTCGCCAAACATTTATGAGACAACCGGCGACGCATTCCTTGGCGATCATACGCTCGGTGAGGAAGTCTTCGGTCCACTCGGCCTCGTCGTGCGCATCAAATCGGTCGATGATATGGTGCATCTCGCCAAGGGGTTTGAAGGCCAATTGACGGCTACCCTCCATATGGACGAAGGCGACGCTGAAGCCGCACGCAAGCTTTTGCCTATTCTCGAGCGCAAAGCTGGTCGCGTACTGGCCAACGGTTTCCCGACCGGTGTCGAGGTTGTCGATTCGATGGTTCATGGCGGTCCCTACCCCGCCAGCACCAATTTTGGCGCGACCAGCGTTGGCACGATGTCAATCCGCCGCTTCCTGCGCCCCGTGAGCTACCAGAACATTCCGGAAAGCGTTCTGCCCGCTGATATCGCCTGATACAAACAAACGCGGCCTCGGATCACCTGAGGCCGCGTCTTCAAAGCGCCGCCATGAGCGGCGTGTAACTATCGTCTTCCCATTCGCATTTTTAAATAACGAGAATCGATCAGATTACGCTTAGAATAATAAAGCGTTAGAGCGCTAATCTGATCCAATCAGATTGGAATACGATCCAGCGAGATTTGTACAATTAACTATATTTAACCTTTAAGTTATCGCTTGCATTTAATTGCCAGCTACGCTTGTTTGTTTGTATAGTTTAATTGGCAAGTTAAAGGATCGGCCATGGCAACCGAACTAAACCGCTACCAACCCTATGCAATTGGGTTATTGCGCATTGTAGCCGGACTTCTGTATCTCGAGCATGGCACACAGAAGGCATTTAATTATCCCATTCCAGGGCCTGAAACCCTCAACGCACTTTCCTTTACATCGGCTGGTCTCGAATTGATCGGTGGTGTGCTTATTATCCTTGGTGTTTTCACCCGACCCGTTGCATTCATATTGTCGGGACACATGGCCTTCGCCTATTTTCT
It encodes:
- a CDS encoding DoxX family protein, coding for MATELNRYQPYAIGLLRIVAGLLYLEHGTQKAFNYPIPGPETLNALSFTSAGLELIGGVLIILGVFTRPVAFILSGHMAFAYFLAHFPRSFFPVANGGDAAILFCFVFLALVTTGAGAFSVDNRAR
- a CDS encoding aldehyde dehydrogenase (NADP(+)) — encoded protein: MSWTPHGRHLIAGDWVAGDKTFTSAPASGPAHEFSVGTPELVARACEAAEGAFWTYGYISREERAAFLDAIADEIEARGAAITEIGTQETGLPAARLEGERGRTTGQLRLFANHIRNGEYLDRRIDEALPDRKPAPRPEIRLVQRPIGPVAVFGASNFPLAFSTAGGDTAAALAAGCPVVVKGHSAHPGTGEIVADAIVAAIEKTGMPKGVFSLIQGGDRKVGEALVTHPLIKAVGFTGSLGGGRALFNLCAQRDEPIPFFGELGSVNPMFLLPEALKSRAASLGEGWAGSLTMGAGQFCTNPGIAVVIDGADADTFVQTTRDALEKVAPQVMLTDGIAQAYQDGKARFDSRNSVKPVLSTESEGREASPNIYETTGDAFLGDHTLGEEVFGPLGLVVRIKSVDDMVHLAKGFEGQLTATLHMDEGDAEAARKLLPILERKAGRVLANGFPTGVEVVDSMVHGGPYPASTNFGATSVGTMSIRRFLRPVSYQNIPESVLPADIA
- a CDS encoding NnrS family protein, with amino-acid sequence MTIQNGLPASPAAAPAERRAAIARGFKKTGPALFTYGFRPFFLGGAVWAIVAMLLWILSLTFGLPVGGAYGALNWHAHEMVFGFSSAVLAGFLLTAVPNWTGRLPVSGMPLALLFGAWLAGRLIFLNPDLTHLYIAVAVESLFLPLLLFIAAREIIVGQQWKNLKVLAGVVAVTVANLGFHYMALSGGDVAMANRIGVSAYVLLIMLIGGRIVPSFTRNWLNRTGSTRFPIPFNRYDALCIVVAVIASLGWILIPESTLTAIAAIITAVLHTIRLYRWRGWSVAREKLLLVLHVAYAFVPVGYIAIACSALGHLNPYSSLHILTVGVIGCMMLAVMTRATRGHTGHALTASPTTQIAYLCLILAALMRPFAEIMPNFFHTFLAGSALLWMMAFGLYVLEYGPMLLKKRKTAD